A stretch of the Salvelinus fontinalis isolate EN_2023a chromosome 22, ASM2944872v1, whole genome shotgun sequence genome encodes the following:
- the LOC129819506 gene encoding uncharacterized protein LOC129819506, producing the protein MHLLSMSTKWPTYDSRSSTPSFLLSESDVTEDEADIDVFNSESEGDSSGGGKTCSVPFSLAGGGEAAPRLHWSMAGSGQAKCFPHTTTYPSMVASPGSAALSTKGSTEETMQGDLAFAQKCSELRRFIRPLLELLNGLKTGRFERGLSSFQSSVAIDRLQRILGILQKPEMGEKFLRTLLQVEMMLKMWFPHVTPVAATQKPTPSLPPRWHQNQLCMPVKKRKLSWLDSDFPSAAAPSCKRLQREDNYQEMTSQDSCPLSRDTYNPSCLTVSKRRKGNKRLEMSPCSACGSPATQDSRVSSTLLVFHSHQLSLHGHQPQRCHGRPGTVKTETDIASVETQRRGQSIPILLRSMKQEPE; encoded by the exons ATGCATTTGTTGAGCATGTCCACCAAATGGCCGACCTATGATTCCCGCTCCTCCACCCCCAGCTTCCTCCTCAGCGAGAGCGACGTGACTGAGGACGAGGCAGACATTGATGTCTTCAACTCCGAAAGTGAGGGAGATAGCTCAGGGGGTGGCAAGACCTGCTCAGTACCCTTCTCCCTGGCTGGGGGTGGCGAGGCAGCCCCTAGGTTACACTGGTCCATGGCTGGGAGTGGACAAGCAAAATGCTTTCCTCACACCACCACCTACCCATCCATGGTGGCTTCCCCTGGCAGTGCTGCGTTAagcacaaagggaagcacagaggAGACCATGCAAGGAGACCTGGCCTTCGCTCAGAAA TGTTCAGAGCTGCGAAGGTTTATCAGACCCCTGTTGGAGCTTCTGAATGGACTCAAGACGGGGAGATTTGAGAGAGGACTTAGCAGTTTCCAGTCGAGCGTTGCCATCGACAGACTCCAGAGGATCCTGGGTATTCTTCAGAAACCTGAAATGGG AGAGAAATTCCTCCGCACCCTCCTGCAGGTAGAGATGATGCTGAAGATGTGGTTCCCCCACGTGACCCCTGTCGCTGCCACCCAGAAACCCACACCCAGTCTTCCGCCACGATGGCACCAAAATCAGCTGTGCATGCCAGTCAAG AAGCGCAAGCTTAGCTGGTTGGACTCTGACTTCCCCAGTGCCGCCGCACCCAGTTGCAAGCGCCTGCAGCGCGAGGACAACTACCAGGAAATGACCTCACAAGACTCTTGCCCGTTGAGCAGAGACACCTATAACCCGTCATGTCTGACTGTCAGCAAGAGAAGAAAGGGAAATAAGAGGCTTGAAATGTCACCTTGCTCAGCATGTGGTAGCCCAGCCACACAAGACAGCCGTGTCTCCTCAACCCTCCTGGTGTTTCACTCACATCAGCTCTCCCTCCATGGACATCAGCCACAGAGGTGCCACGGCAGGCCTGGCACAgtgaagacagagacagatattgCATCAGTGGAAACCCAAAGGAGGGGTCAGTCTATCCCCATATTACTGAGGTCCATGAAACAAGAGCCGGAGTAG